Proteins from a genomic interval of Ignavibacteriales bacterium:
- a CDS encoding HNH endonuclease signature motif containing protein, with protein sequence MKLTWEVETILSTNLEDDALTRQPGTTAMGEPFGARTIEQVWAKAEQELWFVYFKRDACGATIKRDDYGKATEFGWEIDHIVPVAKGGADDVDNLRPLHWENNRHKGDDHPEWSCKKRR encoded by the coding sequence ATGAAACTCACATGGGAAGTGGAGACAATCCTGTCAACAAACTTGGAGGACGATGCCTTGACAAGACAGCCTGGCACAACAGCAATGGGTGAACCGTTCGGGGCAAGAACGATTGAACAGGTATGGGCGAAGGCGGAACAGGAACTGTGGTTTGTCTATTTCAAGCGGGACGCGTGTGGTGCGACGATCAAGAGGGACGATTATGGGAAGGCGACCGAATTCGGCTGGGAGATTGATCACATCGTTCCCGTGGCGAAGGGGGGAGCGGATGACGTCGACAACCTCCGGCCGTTACATTGGGAGAACAATCGGCACAAAGGGGATGACCATCCCGAGTGGAGTTGCAAGAAGCGACGGTAA